In Flavobacteriales bacterium, the genomic window ATCAGACCTGCTGAGAAACCGCATCATTATCGCCAGCTTTCTTCTTTTTTCGCTTACTGGTTGGGGTCTCTTCCTCCTGGAAAGCAACCCCGAAAAGATCATCATTATTATGCTCCAACTCACTCTGCTCGCATTGCCGTTGCTTACCATGGTATTCGGAAGTATTTATTATTACAATTCGATGGATTTCATCGTATTGATCCTTTCACAGCCCATTCGCCGGACAACGGTGATCAGGAGCTTTTATATCAGCCTGACCGTTGCTTTTATGCTTTGCTACCTGCTGGGCATCGGATTGCCGCTTTTATCGTTTTATCCGGGATTGGCATCTGCTGTCCTCCTGCTATCAGGCCTGTTTCTTA contains:
- a CDS encoding ABC transporter permease, translated to MGKLIRYLLSDLLRNRIIIASFLLFSLTGWGLFLLESNPEKIIIIMLQLTLLALPLLTMVFGSIYYYNSMDFIVLILSQPIRRTTVIRSFYISLTVAFMLCYLLGIGLPLLSFYPGLASAVLLLSGLFL